From one Amycolatopsis sp. FDAARGOS 1241 genomic stretch:
- a CDS encoding lysylphosphatidylglycerol synthase transmembrane domain-containing protein: MTSVEMADTESGAVEHRPRARRRLPWRPVLHWAVVAAALGYLVWRVPDLAAQFERLDHVQWAWVAAAGLSGLAALGVYGELHRQLLLVGGAHVPASAVQGITFAQNAVSTTVPVVGGAGSLGYAINQLRRRGVDSALAAWAVLLAGVITTVLLIVLGWLGLAWAGRVPIRLAVPAALVVAAGSAGVWAVLTHPAVLQRGLTSLLRVFGRTPGTCRTCRKTWLEKADAAALQLSERVARLRPGGTRWSILLILALGSWGFDFFALIASAEGTGTHIRWAVLAVGFLVVQASIALQILPGGAGLAEAGLLGVLVAAGVPAAPAAATVLIYRAISWAGLSLVGWVVYALQPHATPSHRHAPAAPAAVARSRA, encoded by the coding sequence GTGACGAGCGTCGAGATGGCGGACACCGAGTCCGGAGCGGTCGAGCACCGCCCCCGGGCGCGCCGTCGCCTGCCCTGGCGCCCCGTCCTCCACTGGGCTGTCGTCGCCGCCGCGCTCGGTTACCTCGTCTGGCGAGTGCCGGACCTCGCCGCGCAGTTCGAGCGGCTGGACCATGTGCAGTGGGCGTGGGTCGCGGCGGCCGGGCTCTCCGGGCTGGCCGCGCTGGGCGTCTACGGCGAACTGCACCGGCAACTGTTGCTCGTCGGCGGGGCGCACGTGCCGGCGTCGGCCGTGCAGGGCATCACCTTCGCGCAGAACGCGGTCTCGACGACCGTCCCGGTGGTGGGTGGTGCCGGGTCGCTCGGCTACGCCATCAACCAGTTGCGCCGTCGCGGCGTCGACAGCGCCCTCGCCGCCTGGGCGGTGCTGCTCGCCGGCGTGATCACCACCGTGCTGCTCATCGTGCTCGGCTGGCTCGGCCTCGCCTGGGCCGGCCGGGTCCCCATCCGGCTCGCCGTGCCCGCGGCACTCGTCGTCGCGGCGGGCTCCGCCGGCGTGTGGGCGGTCCTGACACATCCCGCGGTCTTGCAGCGCGGGCTGACCTCGCTGCTGCGGGTGTTCGGGCGCACCCCGGGCACGTGCCGCACCTGCCGCAAGACGTGGCTGGAGAAGGCCGACGCCGCGGCGTTGCAGCTGTCGGAACGCGTCGCGCGCCTGCGTCCCGGCGGCACCCGCTGGAGCATCCTGCTGATCCTCGCGCTCGGCAGCTGGGGATTCGACTTCTTCGCGCTCATCGCCAGCGCCGAAGGCACCGGCACGCACATCCGCTGGGCCGTTCTCGCGGTGGGCTTCCTGGTCGTCCAGGCCAGCATCGCCCTCCAGATCCTTCCCGGCGGCGCCGGCCTCGCCGAAGCCGGCCTGCTCGGCGTGCTCGTCGCAGCGGGCGTCCCCGCCGCGCCGGCCGCCGCGACCGTCCTCATCTACCGCGCGATCAGCTGGGCGGGCCTGTCGCTGGTCGGCTGGGTCGTCTACGCCCTCCAGCCCCACGCGACACCGTCGCACCGCCACGCGCCCGCCGCACCCGCCGCGGTCGCCCGGTCGCGGGCCTGA
- the mraZ gene encoding division/cell wall cluster transcriptional repressor MraZ has translation MFLGTHTPKLDDKGRLALPAKFRDALAGGLMVTKGQDHCLFVFPRAEFEQMARKVADAPFTNEAVRAYQRYLFAGTDEQRPDGQGRITIASELRRYAGLNKECVVIGAITRLEIWDAQAWQGYLEEHEDSYAKAREEVLPGVF, from the coding sequence GTGTTCCTCGGCACCCACACCCCGAAGCTGGACGACAAAGGGCGGCTCGCGCTGCCCGCGAAGTTCCGCGACGCCTTGGCCGGCGGGCTGATGGTCACCAAGGGGCAGGACCACTGCCTCTTCGTCTTCCCCCGTGCCGAGTTCGAGCAGATGGCGCGCAAGGTCGCCGATGCCCCGTTCACGAACGAGGCGGTCCGGGCCTACCAGCGCTACCTGTTCGCCGGAACGGACGAGCAACGCCCGGACGGGCAGGGGCGCATCACCATCGCGTCCGAGCTCCGGCGCTACGCCGGGCTGAACAAGGAGTGCGTGGTGATCGGCGCGATCACCAGGCTGGAGATCTGGGACGCCCAGGCGTGGCAGGGCTACCTGGAAGAACACGAGGACAGCTACGCGAAGGCTCGAGAGGAAGTTCTACCGGGCGTCTTCTAG